The genomic segment AAATATTTTTGAACATTCCGGATAATGAAGTCGCGGACAGCATCCACGGAAGTCATCTCTTTTGCATTGACGATGTCTAATCGTAAGTTGAATTGTTTAAATATCGCATCTTCAAGAGGCTTGAGATCCCAATCCTGGGGATGGCTTTTTTCACCGATAAATTCATTTAATAAATCGCCGGTTATTTCTTCAACCATCTCTTCAACATCTGACCATAAGTTATCGCCACGTAACACTTTTTTACGCTGTTCATAGATGACTTTTCTCTGGTTATTCATCACGTCATCATAGTCGAGCAGATGTTTACGAATATCGAAGTTCTGGCCCTCCACCCTTTTCTGAGCGTTTTCAATCGCTTTGGAGATGTATTTATGTTCAATAGGCTGTCCTTCTTCAAGACCGACCGTATCCATCACCGAGGATATTCTTTCAGCTCCGAAGACCCGCAGCAAATCGTCTTCCAGGGAAAGATAGAAACGCGAAGAGCCGTTATCCCCCTGACGGCCTGCTCTCCCTCTCAGCTGGTTGTCAATCCGGCGGCTTTCGTGCCTTTCTGTTCCCAGAATATGCAGCCCGCCCAGTTCGGCGACATTTTCACCAAGCTTGATATCCGTGCCGCGGCCGGCCATGTTTGTAGAAATTGTAACCTGTCCCGGCTGCCCAGCCTGGGCAACGATTTCCGCTTCTCTTTCATGATTCTTAGCATTCAGCACATGATGCTTCACTCCAGCGCGGGTAAGATGCTTACCCAGAAGCTCAGACTTCTCAATGGAAATGGTGCCAATCAGCACGGGTCGTTTGGCTTTGTGCAATGCCTTCACTTCTTCAATGACGGCTGCGATTTTTTCCTGTTCCGTTTTATAAATTAAGTCATTATGATCCTGGCGGATCATCGGCATGTTGGTCGGCATAACCAGAACGTCCAGATTATAAATTTTCTTGAATTCAGCGGCTTCCGTATCGGCCGTACCGGTCATTCCCGCCAGTTTTTTATACATCCTGAAATAATTCTGGAATGTAATGGACGCCATGGTCTGATTTTCTTTTTCAATCTTAACCTTTTCTTTTGCTTCCAGCGCCTGATGCAGGCCGTCACTGTATCGCCTGCCCGGCATGACTCGTCCGGTAAACTCATCGACGATAATCACTTCACCATCTTTGACCAGATAATCCACGTCGCGTCTGAATAATGTGTGAGCCCGCAGAGCCTGATTTACATGATGCACAATTTCAATATTGCGCGGCTCGTACAAATTCTGAACATTTAAATATTTTTCAACGTTAGACACGCCTTCTTCAGTTAAAACAACTGTTTTGCTCTTCTCTTCAATCGTATAATCCACATCTTTCTTTAAGCGCGGAATGATCTGATTGATCTTATAATATTTTTCCGTCGATTCTTCCGATGCACCGGAAATAATAAGCGGCGTTCGGGCTTCATCAATTAAGATACTATCGACTTCATCGACGATCGCGAAATTGAATTCCCGCTGAACATATTCTTCGAGGCTGAATTTCATGTTATCGCGAAGATAATCAAACCCAAACTCGTTGTTGGTGCCGTAAGTAATATCCTTCCCATAGGCATTGCGGCGTTCGTCGTCGTCCATGCCGTGTATAATAACGCCCACGGTCAATCCGAGGAAATGATAAATAGGACTCATCCATTCCGCGTCGCGGCGGGCCAGATAATCATTAACTGTTACGACATGGCATCCTTTGCCTTCCAGAGCATTCAGATACAGCGGCATCGTTGCGGCCAGCGTTTTGCCTTCCCCTGTTTTCATTTCCGCAATTTTGCCTTCATGCAAAGCAATTCCGCCGATAACCTGCACATCAAAAGGCCGCATCATCAGCGTTCTGCGCGACGCTTCTCTGGCTACCGCAAACGCTTCCGTCAGGATATCGTCAAGCGTTAATCCGTTTTTAAGCTTTTCCCTGAAATAGAGTGTCTTGTTCTTTAATTCGGCGTCACTAAGTGACATCAGTTCGGTTTCAAAACCGTTAACTTCGTTCAGCAGTATGGATAATCGTTTTAATTCACGATCATTTTTTGTTCCCACTATCTTTTTGAGAATTGCATCCAGCATCTTTCACCTTCAAAAAAAAACCGGTTTTTACCGGCGGATTTTAACACATTTAATCATTTAAAAAAAACAACAATCTATTGGGGAAATAATTTACCCGGATATTTAAACGCTTCAGTTACCCGCCCGGGACCGACGTTTAAGAATATTAATGCAGATCCGTTGATTATTTCAAGTATTTTCTTGGATTGACCGGAACATTATTCACATAGACACCGTAATGGAGATGCGTTCCGGTACTCCGACCGGTATCGCCGACATAGCCCAGCACGTCACCCCTTTTAATCCGGAGACCTTGTTTTGCAGCTATCTTTGATAAATGCGCATAACTGGAGGAAACACCGTGCCCATGATCAATTCTCACAATGTGGCCATCATCGGAACGATAGGCAGCCTCAATAACAAGTCCATCAGCCGGAGCGGTGACTTCTTTTCCCATTCTTGTTGCAATGTCCAGACCTTTATGAAACTCGGTTCCCTTCCCGAAAGGATTGTCCCGCAAGCCAAATTCTGAGGTAACCCACCCTCTGACCGGCCACAGAGAAGGCGTAGCAGCCAGAAGAGATTTTTGTTCCCGAAGAAATTTTAAAAGTTCATTAAAGCTTAACTCTCTTTCGTTGGCATCATCATTTAACTGACTGATGCTGTTACGCATGCCGGAAATAAGTTTTTCACGATCCTGATCAATCAACTCTTTTAATCTGATCTGCTCGTTGTTCGAGCCTCCGATACCCAATGGAATTTTTTTATCCCGTCCGACCTGATTTATTGCCAATATTCGTATTTTTTTATCGAATTGTTTAAATTCTTCCATCCGATCGGCAAATTGATCGACCTTTAAGGCTAAATCATTGATCTCCTTTGATTGCTGGGCTGTCTGTTGTCTGAGGCGCGAGAGTTCTGCCCGATCTCTTTTAATGCTGGCGTAATCGTAAATAACATAAGAGGTTAAGAGGACAGCCAGAATGGAACCAACGAAAAGTCCTCGCACCAAATTACTCGAAAGAGAAATCTTTGTCACTGCGCTCTTTCTACGGGGAATAATCATCAGTGTAAAGAAATTATCAGACATCTTCCTCCTCAGGAACCGAAGCTAAAAAAACAAATGTCAGGCCACAAAGTTTCCGATACCTAACATAGAGGAAAATCAAAGTCAAGCATAAGTAGCGGGGTCTCTCATCGCCAATCAACCATTATTTATTAATGAATTTAATATATTATCTTATCAGCGCCCCCTGACTTATATGGCGCAGGGAGAATGCCTGCCCGGCAGCAAATCCATTTTATGCTTTCGTTTGACAAAAAGGTCAAGGTTCAGATCAGCTTTCATTTCTTCCAGCCTCACAATCCTTATCCCCATCGCCAAGCTGTTCTTCAAAAGTCTCCTGAACTTTTCTTCAAAAATTCCACCCTCCACTTCGGCATGAACCGGAAGAACATGATGGCTTGCATCGTTCATTAAACCGCCGATGATGGATACGTCTTTTTGAGGATCAAGCTCTTCAAAACACGGCAGATCGGATGGTATTTCCGGAATATTGAGTTCTTCGTGAATAAAAGGCGTCTTTGCCCGCGTGCAGCTGAGGTATTCAAAATGATAGTTTTGAAGAGTTTTTAAAACGCGATCATCAATCAGCCAGGATGGCGCTCCAAACGCGGTGGGTTTTTTTCCTGTCAACTTTTCAAACCCGCTTATCCCCGATTCAAACCAGCGCTCAATCCATTGTTCTGATTTTTTAGGCAGTTCATCCTGCCAGCGGCGGTGATCCCAGGCATGAAACTGCACCTCATGGCCTTCATGGATGATTTGATGAACGATATCCGGGAAGGACAATGCAATCATCGGCGCAGGCAACAGCGTGCCGTACAAAGCGGTTTTCCATCCATAAAGACTGGCGGCTTTTGTTCGCAGCATTTTTTTCAGGAAAAGCGGATTTTTAATAAGCTGTAGCGCGGCGCGCCCCGAGTTATCAGGTCCGATGCTTAAGAAAAAAGTCCCCTTGACGTGGAAATCTTTTAATACCTGCAAAAGACGGGGAACGCCATTTTTCATACCCCAATAGGTATCTACATCAATTTTTAGCCCGAGCATTCCCATAAGATATTCCGTTTGAAGCAGCGAAAAAGGCCCTGCTTTTATTTTTCTTCCAAAAACGAATTAAGCGTCAGCCGCATGGATTCCTTCAAGTCGACTTTCGGTTCCCATTGAAGAAGATTTCTGGCCTTCTCGATGCTTGGCTTGCGTGTATAAATATCCTGATAACCTTTTCCGTAGAAAGTGTCGGCGGGGACTTCAACAATATCGGAATAGGTCGAATCATTTTTATGGTCGGGATGCTCTTTGAATAATTGTTTGAGAATATCCGCCAGTTCCTTTACCGAACACTCATTGTAGGGATTGCCGATATTGATGATTTGATTTTTACAGACATCATTTTTGTTTTCCAGAATTTTCATGAGTGCTGCAATACCGTCATCTACATAAGTAAAGCAGCGTTTCTGCTGACCGCCGTCGACCAGATTAATCGGTCGCTTCAGGAGTAATTCGGCGATAAATTGGGTGACGACGCGGGAACTTCCTTCTTTGGCCGTATCCAGAGAATCCAGTTTGGGTCCGATCCAGTTGAACGGTCGAAAAAGCGTGAATTCAAGATGGCCCCGCGTGCCGTATCCGTAAATAACACGATCCAGCAATTGCTTGCAGCAGGAGTAAATCCAGCGTTCTTTGGCAATGGGTCCCACCACCAGATAGCTTTCGTCTTCCTTGAATTCCGGATCGGTGCAAGCCCCATAGACTTCCGACGTGGAGGGAAATACAACACGCTTATGATACTTTACGCATTGTTTGATAATGTTGATATTCATTTCAAAATCCAGGTTGTAAACGCCGATCGGATCTTCCACATAAGCTTTCGGCGTGGCGATAGCCACCAAAGGCATGATCACATCACATTTTTTGATATGATATTCGATCCACTCCTTGTTGATGGAAATATCGCCTTCCAGGAAATTGAAACGCGGATTATTCAGCGCAGCGCCAATCCGCTCCGTGCCCAAATCCATTCCGAATACCTGCCAATCGGGCCTTTCGGCCAGTATTCTGTTAACCAGATGGTGTCCGATAAAACCGTTTACGCCCAGTATTAATATCTTCATTTAAGTTTAATCACCTTTCTCGTTTTAAAGTATTCACAAATCTGCGATTCAATCATTCTTTTTCCGGATATTTCAACATCCAAAAGCCTTATAGCATCAATGCCTGTTTTCACAAGAACATCCTGTCCTGATATTTCAACATCGCCCGGCTCGTTTCCAAAGGATAATGCCGCGGGCTCCGCCCGCCAGACAATAATCTTTTCATCATTTTCCAGCAGGGAAAACGCCCCCGGGTAAGGGTTTGTCACCGCGCGGATCAGATTGTAAATCTCGACCGCTGATTTCGTCCAGTCGATGCGGCCGTCCTCCGGACGCCTGCCGCCGTAATAACTTCCCCGTGTCAAATCCTGTTTGCGGCTCGGGATTTGACCGGTTTTAATCACCGGCAGCAAATTATTCAAAAGCTGTCCTGCCGCCGCACAGAGTTTATCATACAGCGTCCGTGCGGTATCCTGAAAATCGATGTTGACTTCCTGCTGCCCGACGATATCACCGGCATCAGGCTTGTCAACCATGAAATGGAGCGTTACCCCCGTCTGATGCTCACCTTTAACCAGCACCCAGTTTACCGGACACCTCCCACGGTATGCAGGAAGGAGCGATCCATGAAGATTCATGGCACCCAGACGTGGAATATCGAGAATGGCCCGGCCGATCATTTTCCGGTAATATACAGAAAAAATGACGTCCGGTTTCAGGGATGCTATTTTATCTACCCACTCCGGCGAATTGATACTTTCCGTAGTATAACAGGGAATATCATGTTTCAGCGCCCAGTCCTTCACGGAACCGAACCAGCAGTTTTCCTGAGGATCGTCTTCATGGGTAAAAATAGCGGCAATTTCAAAATCATGCTGAAACAGGGCATCAAGTCCCGCAATTCCCATATTGTGATAGGCTAAAACAACTGCTTTCATGCGTCCTCTTTGGCCTGATAAATATTTTCAATGACAAATTCAGGTCTCTTACGGACTTCGCGGTAAATTCTGCCGATATATTCTCCGATGACACCCAGAGCAAAAAACTGCAAACCGACAAAGACAAACAAAATAGCAAATAGCGTAAAGATACCTTCAGCCGCCCAGCGGGCGCCGTAAACCAGACGGGCTACAGCCAGTACGGCACCAAAGCACACCCCCAGCAAGGACATGAAAATGCCGCCGTACATAATCAATTTCATCGGCAAATCCGAAAAAGACGCCACTAAATCGAACTGGAGGTTAATAAGCTTTCTCAAAGGATAATTGGATTTACCGCCGAACCGCTCCTCATGGGCCACTTCAATTTCCGTCACGCGTTTGGCAAAAACAGTCGCCAATGCCGGAATAAAAGTCGCCTGTTCATGGCAGGCGATCATCCGTTCAACCACGGGACGGCTATAGGCCCGCAACATGCATCCCCAGTCCCGCATACTGACACGGGTTATTTTTCTCGCGACCATATTGACAATTTTTGACGGGAATATTCTCAGGAAAGAATCCTTGCGCCCCTTTCTGATGGTGCCGACAACATCATAGCTCCCCTGCTCCATCACGGAAACCAGGTTCGGTATCTCTTCCGGAGGATTCTGCAAATCCGCATCCATCGTTACAATGATATCGCCGCGCACCACAGAAAATCCCGCCATAATGGCCGCATGCTGTCCATAATTCCTGGTCAGTTCCACAACCCTCACAAAAGGATTCGACGCATATTCCTTCAGAAGCGCAAGCGAATTGTCACGGCTTCCGTCGTCAATCAGGATAATCTCGAAGCTTTTTCCCAGATTCTTCATAACAGGCATCAGTCTGCCCATCAAGGCCGCCAGATTTGCCTCTTCGTTATAAACCGGTATAACAATCGAAATCTGAACCTTAGACATTTTTCAAAATCTCCTTTATTGCCGCGCAAACATATCGGACATCATCTTCCGTCATATCCGGAAATAAAGGCAAAGATATTATTTTATCCGCCGCCCGGCTTGTTTCGGGAAGCGACTCGGCCCTTACACCGTATCTTGTCTTCACGTAGGACAACTCATGCGCCGGAGTAAAGTGCAGGCCGTAGCCGATATTATAATCCGCCAGCTTCTGCATAAACGCATCCCGGGAAAAATCTTTTATTTTAATGATGAACAAATGCCAGGCATGGATATGATCGTACGGCGGCGCTTCCGGCAAATCCAGTCCGTTTAATCCCTGCAGGCCCTCAAGATAAAGCCGGGCTAATGCTTGACGGCGCGCATTAAATTCCTGCCATCGTTCTAGCTGCGCCAACCCGAGCGCTGCCAGCAGATCCGGCATATTATACTTGTAGCCCGGTTCCATAATGTCATAGGAGGGATCACCGCCTTTGCCATACCTTTTCCAAGCGTCTCTTTCTATTCCATGAAATCTCATCAGACGCAATTTTTTTTCTAAATCAGCATCACTGAGCGTAATCATCCCACCCTCGCCGGTTGTTATGTTTTTGATCGGATGAAAAGAAAAGATAGCGGCATGGCCGAAACCGCCGGCATGAATTCCCTTATAATAAGTCCCCACCGCATGAGCCGCGTCTTCGACAACCGTCAAATCGTGTTTGCGGGCAAGATGATTGATTTTATCCATATCCGCAGGAGCCCCGGCAAAATGAACCGGAATAATCGCTTTCGTTTTTGCTGATATTTTTTCTTCAATCAAATCACAATTGATATTGAGCGTATCGTATTCAACATCGACAAATACGGGTTTTGCCTGACGCAACGCTATCATATTGACGGTTGAGGCAAACGTCATGGACGGTGTGATGACTTCATCGCCCTGCTGCAGATTGAGAGCCGCCAGCATTAAATGCATACCGGCCGTAGCCGAGTTCAGTGTGACAGCCTGTTTGGCCCCGGTCAGCCCGCAGAACTTATCTTCAAATTCCTTACAAAGAGCGCCGGTGGTGATCCAGCCTGATTTCAGGCAGGCCACAACGCGGTTAATCTCAGAGTCACCAATGGACGGGCGGCTGAAAGGTAAAAAATCCTTCCGAATATTCATGGATCACTCATCCTTTAAAATTAATTTCTTATCCGTAAAATGTAAAACTCGCCATTTTCCCAGAGAATATCAACCTTCCAGGGCTTAGCCTGCAGTTCTTTGAGCAGGTTCGGACGCTGCGCAAGGCAGTAGATTTCTTTTTCCTGCTCGATTTTTTCATAGAAATCATGAACCGACAAGAAATATTTCTTTCTTTCCTCTGACGGCATTTTTGCAATGCCGTCACTCAACTCGCCAAAGTCTTCTATAATGGGCGTTCGAATCTTATTATAAAAATCAATCCCGTAATAATTAACCCGATACTGATAAAAGAGCTGACCCGGCGGAACATGTCTGGCAATTTCATCTCTGATGACCTGCGTACTGCGATAGGGTGAAAGAAAATCATTGAGCAGAAAAATGATGCTCGCCAAAAGTAAACAACAGAGCAGATAGACCGTTAAAAACCAGCCGCGGCGGTACTTGCGGGCAATCCAATCCGGAAGAAAAATCATCAGGACCACCGCTGACAGCGCCGGTATCATATAAAGCCACCAATAACCCGACGTCATAATGACCAGTCCCCGGTCAGGATCAGCATACCGCTTCAATACGGGCACCCCGAAAAGAGCGATCATGATGATCAGCGACTGAGTGAAAACCATCAGGCGATAGAATATCTTTTTATTGCCGGATGGCTCCGGCAATTCTTCTTCATAGTTGCGGAACAGGCCGCCGGCAAAAAGAGCCACCGGCATGAAAACGGGAATAATATAAGTTATAAGTTTTGAAGACGAAACGGAATAAAAGATAAAAATAAATAAAAACCACACGACTAATAATTTATTTTCATCCTTGCGATACAGCCACTCCGGAATTGCCTTGCGACGCCACGCCCGAATCAAGTACACGGACCAGGGAATCGTTCCGGCAATAATAATCGGCAAAAAGTAATAAAAGGGTTCCGTCTTGCCGTGCATTTGCGTTGTGAAGCGCAGGAAGTGCTCGCGCACGAAGAAAAACCAGAGGAAGTCCGCATTCTCTTTTTGCGCCAGATAAAGCCACGGACAAGCAACGGCCAGAAAGATCAGGATTCCCACAGGCGAAATCAGCTGCAATATTTGCCGCCACCTCCCGGCCCAGACGAGCCAGATCACCAATACGGCAAATGGAAAAACAACGCCGATAATCCCCTTTGTTAAAAAAGCCAGAGCGCAGGTAAAATAAAAAAAGTAGTACAGATATGGTTTCTTTTCCGAAGTTAAAGACAGGTAGCCCAGCCAGATGGACAGACATAAAAAGAAGGTTAAAGGCACATCCAGTATATTGAGCCGCCCCAGGATGAAAGGCAGGACGGATATGGTAAAAACAGCCGCCGCGTAAAGGCCGGCTTTTTCATCGCGAAAATGTCGCCCGATGAAAAAAGTCAGCAGGATACAGCCCCAGGCGCAAAGTCCCGTAAATAATCGCGCCGAAAAATCGTTTTCGCCCAGCATTCGAAAAGATAATGCCGTCATCCAATAAGCCAGCGGCGGTTTTTCCAGGTAAATGGTATTTTTGATGTGAGGCGTAACATAGTTGCCTGTTTGATTCATCGCGCTGGGAATTAAACTGTAGCGTGCTTCATCAGGTTCCATCAGCGGCATGACGCCCAGAAGCGCGATGTAAAGGATGAAAGGAATAATATAAAGAACGACGGCCTTTTTCATGATGTGTTCAATTCCCTTTTTCAATACGCAAGTTCTTTAAAATGAGACAGGAATATAGGCAAAATGCATTCAACTGTCAACAAAACAATACACGCCGGCCGGTAAAAACCTATTTCCTGAAGCCGTCATGTTTTGCTTGTGCAAAATCATCGATACATGCTAGTTTTTAAAAAATTTTTGATGACGATATGAATAAAATTATCAACCGTTACATATTTCGGGAAATCGCTTTCCCGTTTATCATTATCCTCTTTGTCTTGACATTTGTCCTGCTGATGGGGAAAATTCTTCAGATTATGGATCTGATGGTCAATAAAGGGATCAATGTTCTGGACATCGGCCATCTGATCCTCCTGATCATGCCCAGTTTTATGCTGTTTACGATTCCCATCGCGCTTTTAGTCTCCATTCTCGTCGCGATGGGCAGATTTTCCGCAGACAACGAAATTACGGCTCTCAAGTCGTCAGGCGTCAGTTTAATCCAGATGTATTTTCCCGTGGCCATTACCTCTTTGCTGGCTTTCGTTTGCGCCATTATCATTGGAAATCTTTTTGTGCCTCAGTCTAATTTTGCCACCAAGAAACTTCTTTTCGAACTGGCCTCACAAAACGCCAGCATTGGAATCAAGGAAAAGGTATTTAACGCGGATTTTAAAGACCTTCTTTTGTACGCCGATAAAATTCCGGCGGACGGCGGATACATGAAGGGCGTCATCATCTCGGACAACCGCGTTATCGGCGAACAAAATACGATCCTGGCTGATAAAGCTTTCCTGGTTGCCGATTCGAAATTGATGATCGTTAAGCTGCGGATGGAGAATGGCTCGATTCATACCGTAACGCCCGATTTCAAAAACTACCGGAAAGTTGATTTTAAAATCTACGACATCAACCTTGATCTATCCACAACGCTGTCTACTTTCACCGATGAAAAAAAGTCGAGCACGGACATGACCATGACGGAGCTCCTGGAACGGATGAAAAAGCCGGGACTGGATGATGCGACCATTCGTGAACTGGCTATCGAAGTGCACAAAAAATTTTCCATTCCTTTATCCTGTATTTTCTTCGGATTGCTGGCCCTGCCTTTGGGCATCACCAGCCACCGTGCCGTTAAATCCCGCGGTTTTGCAGTTGGCGTTATGATTGTCGCCGGTTATTACCTTTTACGTATCGGCGGCGAAGCGCTGGTGGAAACCGGCCGGCTCTCTCCAGTCATTGGCGTCTGGACACCGAACGTTATTTTTGCCTTGCTGGGTATTTATCTTTTTTATATGGCCAATCGAGAGATTTCTCTTGTCCACATCGCCTACGATCATTTTTGGCGCAACAAGTTGAAAAGTTGAGGACAAACCTTTGAAGCTGCTTGACAAATATATTCTCAGAGAATTTTTCAGATTTTTCCTCATAACCTGTATCACTTTCATCACACTTTATCTGATTATTGATTTTTTTGAAAAATTTCGGATGTTTATGAGCAACAAAGCAACGGCTGTGCAAATGGCGTCTTATTTTTTATATTCTATTCCTTTCATCATTTCGATGACCCTGCCGGTGGCAATTCTGCTGGCGACGCTGCTGACTTATAGCTTCTTATCCAAGTTCAGTGAAATCACGGCCATGAAAGCCAACGGCATCAGCCTTTACCGCATCGCTCTTCCCGTTTTAGCCGTGACGGCGATTGTATCCGTTTTTTTATTCTTTTTTACTGAACTGGCTACGCCGGCCTCCATCCAGAAGACCGAACATATTATCAAAGTTGATGTGCAGAAGCAGAAGACTCTGGGAGTTTTCAAACAAAATGAAATCTGGTACCGGGGCCATAACGCTATTTACAATTTTAAAATGTTTGACGTGGACAAGAATATTTTACGCGGCATTACTATCAATCAGTTGAATCCCGATTTCACGCTGAATACACGCATTGATGCCGAAAGAGCGGAATGGAAAAATAATCAATGGGTGTTCTTTAATCTTCTGATCGCTACTTTTAATCAAACCAATGTGCCATCCCTGCAATGGGCTAAAGAGAAAGTCATTGCTATCCCGGAACAACCGAACGATTTTAAAATTATTCAGAAGGACGCGGAAAGGATGGGTTATTTTGAGTTAAAGCGATATGTGAACAAAATACGGGCGGAAGGATATGATGTGTCCGGATACCTTGTCGATTTGAACGGGAAAATTGCCTTTCCGTTCGTTTGCCTGATCCTTGTTTTTATCGGCATGCCCTTTTCCGTTCGTTCGGAACGAAGCGGCGGCCTCATGCAGAGCTTGGCTATGGGCATATTTATAGGATTTTCTTACTGGATTGTCCATGCATTCAGCATGTCGCTGGGAAGGTCGGGAGCCCTGCCCGCTTTTGTGGCAGCCTGGGCTTCCAACATCCTTTTTGGCGGCCTGGCTGCGTATCTGTTCTATCGCATGAGAACTTGATGGCTCATATCAGGGCATCCCCGGAAGCGGGGATGTCCTGATATGAATAAGAAAATATTTAGTATCTGTAATATTCCGGCTTATATGGACCATCCACCGGCACGCCCAGATATTCGGCCTGCTTTTTCGTCAGC from the Deltaproteobacteria bacterium HGW-Deltaproteobacteria-6 genome contains:
- a CDS encoding preprotein translocase subunit SecA; its protein translation is MLDAILKKIVGTKNDRELKRLSILLNEVNGFETELMSLSDAELKNKTLYFREKLKNGLTLDDILTEAFAVAREASRRTLMMRPFDVQVIGGIALHEGKIAEMKTGEGKTLAATMPLYLNALEGKGCHVVTVNDYLARRDAEWMSPIYHFLGLTVGVIIHGMDDDERRNAYGKDITYGTNNEFGFDYLRDNMKFSLEEYVQREFNFAIVDEVDSILIDEARTPLIISGASEESTEKYYKINQIIPRLKKDVDYTIEEKSKTVVLTEEGVSNVEKYLNVQNLYEPRNIEIVHHVNQALRAHTLFRRDVDYLVKDGEVIIVDEFTGRVMPGRRYSDGLHQALEAKEKVKIEKENQTMASITFQNYFRMYKKLAGMTGTADTEAAEFKKIYNLDVLVMPTNMPMIRQDHNDLIYKTEQEKIAAVIEEVKALHKAKRPVLIGTISIEKSELLGKHLTRAGVKHHVLNAKNHEREAEIVAQAGQPGQVTISTNMAGRGTDIKLGENVAELGGLHILGTERHESRRIDNQLRGRAGRQGDNGSSRFYLSLEDDLLRVFGAERISSVMDTVGLEEGQPIEHKYISKAIENAQKRVEGQNFDIRKHLLDYDDVMNNQRKVIYEQRKKVLRGDNLWSDVEEMVEEITGDLLNEFIGEKSHPQDWDLKPLEDAIFKQFNLRLDIVNAKEMTSVDAVRDFIIRNVQKYLRDREKEFGPELMPYLMKVIMLQAIDTHWKEHLLSMDHLREGIGLRGYGQKDPVREYQREGYAMFMEMISRIKMDTLEKLCIVRIQREEEVEEIRQKQKQDYIMSRGEDTPANQTIKRENEKVGRNDPCPCGSGKKYKKCCGA
- a CDS encoding peptidase M24, producing MSDNFFTLMIIPRRKSAVTKISLSSNLVRGLFVGSILAVLLTSYVIYDYASIKRDRAELSRLRQQTAQQSKEINDLALKVDQFADRMEEFKQFDKKIRILAINQVGRDKKIPLGIGGSNNEQIRLKELIDQDREKLISGMRNSISQLNDDANERELSFNELLKFLREQKSLLAATPSLWPVRGWVTSEFGLRDNPFGKGTEFHKGLDIATRMGKEVTAPADGLVIEAAYRSDDGHIVRIDHGHGVSSSYAHLSKIAAKQGLRIKRGDVLGYVGDTGRSTGTHLHYGVYVNNVPVNPRKYLK
- a CDS encoding bifunctional UDP-4-keto-pentose/UDP-xylose synthase — its product is MKILILGVNGFIGHHLVNRILAERPDWQVFGMDLGTERIGAALNNPRFNFLEGDISINKEWIEYHIKKCDVIMPLVAIATPKAYVEDPIGVYNLDFEMNINIIKQCVKYHKRVVFPSTSEVYGACTDPEFKEDESYLVVGPIAKERWIYSCCKQLLDRVIYGYGTRGHLEFTLFRPFNWIGPKLDSLDTAKEGSSRVVTQFIAELLLKRPINLVDGGQQKRCFTYVDDGIAALMKILENKNDVCKNQIINIGNPYNECSVKELADILKQLFKEHPDHKNDSTYSDIVEVPADTFYGKGYQDIYTRKPSIEKARNLLQWEPKVDLKESMRLTLNSFLEEK
- a CDS encoding formyltransferase; its protein translation is MKAVVLAYHNMGIAGLDALFQHDFEIAAIFTHEDDPQENCWFGSVKDWALKHDIPCYTTESINSPEWVDKIASLKPDVIFSVYYRKMIGRAILDIPRLGAMNLHGSLLPAYRGRCPVNWVLVKGEHQTGVTLHFMVDKPDAGDIVGQQEVNIDFQDTARTLYDKLCAAAGQLLNNLLPVIKTGQIPSRKQDLTRGSYYGGRRPEDGRIDWTKSAVEIYNLIRAVTNPYPGAFSLLENDEKIIVWRAEPAALSFGNEPGDVEISGQDVLVKTGIDAIRLLDVEISGKRMIESQICEYFKTRKVIKLK
- a CDS encoding glycosyltransferase; protein product: MSKVQISIVIPVYNEEANLAALMGRLMPVMKNLGKSFEIILIDDGSRDNSLALLKEYASNPFVRVVELTRNYGQHAAIMAGFSVVRGDIIVTMDADLQNPPEEIPNLVSVMEQGSYDVVGTIRKGRKDSFLRIFPSKIVNMVARKITRVSMRDWGCMLRAYSRPVVERMIACHEQATFIPALATVFAKRVTEIEVAHEERFGGKSNYPLRKLINLQFDLVASFSDLPMKLIMYGGIFMSLLGVCFGAVLAVARLVYGARWAAEGIFTLFAILFVFVGLQFFALGVIGEYIGRIYREVRKRPEFVIENIYQAKEDA
- a CDS encoding UDP-4-amino-4,6-dideoxy-N-acetyl-beta-L-altrosamine transaminase, with amino-acid sequence MRKDFLPFSRPSIGDSEINRVVACLKSGWITTGALCKEFEDKFCGLTGAKQAVTLNSATAGMHLMLAALNLQQGDEVITPSMTFASTVNMIALRQAKPVFVDVEYDTLNINCDLIEEKISAKTKAIIPVHFAGAPADMDKINHLARKHDLTVVEDAAHAVGTYYKGIHAGGFGHAAIFSFHPIKNITTGEGGMITLSDADLEKKLRLMRFHGIERDAWKRYGKGGDPSYDIMEPGYKYNMPDLLAALGLAQLERWQEFNARRQALARLYLEGLQGLNGLDLPEAPPYDHIHAWHLFIIKIKDFSRDAFMQKLADYNIGYGLHFTPAHELSYVKTRYGVRAESLPETSRAADKIISLPLFPDMTEDDVRYVCAAIKEILKNV
- the lptF gene encoding LPS export ABC transporter permease LptF; translation: MNKIINRYIFREIAFPFIIILFVLTFVLLMGKILQIMDLMVNKGINVLDIGHLILLIMPSFMLFTIPIALLVSILVAMGRFSADNEITALKSSGVSLIQMYFPVAITSLLAFVCAIIIGNLFVPQSNFATKKLLFELASQNASIGIKEKVFNADFKDLLLYADKIPADGGYMKGVIISDNRVIGEQNTILADKAFLVADSKLMIVKLRMENGSIHTVTPDFKNYRKVDFKIYDINLDLSTTLSTFTDEKKSSTDMTMTELLERMKKPGLDDATIRELAIEVHKKFSIPLSCIFFGLLALPLGITSHRAVKSRGFAVGVMIVAGYYLLRIGGEALVETGRLSPVIGVWTPNVIFALLGIYLFYMANREISLVHIAYDHFWRNKLKS